In one window of Candidatus Scalindua sp. DNA:
- a CDS encoding efflux RND transporter periplasmic adaptor subunit yields the protein MYRSTFSLFFLCIIVCSCSRNEHPTGAPNTPAKVSKGVNESLLTTVTLTPEAEQRLGIETAVTEYRQVQDTLRLGGETIAPPGHQAVISAPMTGTIFGINSNVLLPAGSRVKRGQAVMNLLLLTPEKDLAGAREAVTVKQTQLEVAQEKAVRTKQLLLDKATSEKLYTEAQAELDNARASLTAAEAQLDLLNGKWSESAPEAVSTFVLRSPVDGVIQHVHVASGQTVSPATLLFEVISLDPLWVRVPVYVGDMAGIDTQMEAAIHPLGSTGSKTPCMAKPVDGPLLSDPATASSDLFFEISNPGLVFRSGERVTVLLKLLGSGERLVVPWSAVLYDIHGGNWVYVNTSPYTYARRRVEISSVIDGLAVLTRGLKRGDEVVTTGAAELFGTEFWVGK from the coding sequence GTGTACAGAAGTACGTTTTCTCTCTTTTTTCTTTGTATTATCGTATGCTCCTGCAGCAGGAATGAACACCCCACAGGAGCGCCGAACACCCCGGCAAAGGTAAGTAAGGGCGTCAATGAGTCGCTGCTCACAACCGTTACCCTTACCCCGGAGGCAGAGCAGCGTCTGGGGATAGAGACTGCAGTGACAGAATATCGACAGGTGCAGGATACTTTGAGGCTCGGAGGAGAAACCATTGCACCCCCTGGTCATCAAGCCGTCATTTCCGCCCCGATGACCGGTACGATTTTCGGGATAAACAGTAATGTGCTGCTGCCTGCCGGATCCCGCGTTAAAAGGGGCCAGGCCGTCATGAACCTGCTGCTTCTCACGCCGGAGAAAGATCTTGCAGGCGCACGTGAAGCAGTTACCGTCAAACAGACTCAGCTGGAGGTTGCACAGGAGAAGGCCGTGCGCACAAAGCAGCTTTTACTCGATAAGGCGACCAGCGAGAAACTTTATACGGAGGCACAGGCAGAACTTGACAACGCAAGGGCATCTCTTACCGCAGCTGAGGCGCAGCTGGATCTCCTAAACGGCAAATGGTCTGAATCAGCACCGGAAGCTGTCTCCACGTTTGTGTTACGATCCCCTGTTGACGGAGTAATACAACACGTTCATGTTGCATCGGGTCAGACCGTTTCTCCGGCTACTCTCCTGTTCGAGGTTATCAGCCTCGATCCTCTCTGGGTACGCGTACCCGTTTATGTGGGAGACATGGCAGGGATAGACACTCAGATGGAAGCAGCCATTCATCCCCTGGGAAGTACGGGCAGCAAAACCCCTTGCATGGCAAAACCCGTAGATGGTCCCCTTCTGAGCGATCCAGCTACCGCATCGTCAGACCTCTTCTTTGAGATATCAAATCCCGGCCTCGTCTTTCGTTCGGGAGAGAGGGTAACCGTTTTACTGAAACTGCTGGGTTCAGGAGAAAGATTGGTTGTTCCCTGGTCTGCTGTACTCTATGACATCCATGGAGGAAACTGGGTTTATGTGAATACCTCACCGTACACATACGCAAGAAGGAGGGTTGAAATATCCAGCGTTATTGATGGTCTCGCTGTACTGACGAGGGGGCTTAAAAGAGGTGACGAGGTTGTTACTACGGGAGCAGCAGAGTTATTTGGAACAGAATTTTGGGTGGGCAAATGA